A genomic stretch from Arachis stenosperma cultivar V10309 chromosome 3, arast.V10309.gnm1.PFL2, whole genome shotgun sequence includes:
- the LOC130969065 gene encoding cysteine-rich receptor-like protein kinase 43 isoform X1 — protein MDKDKDKSSHSFLHNLIKHIKLGSNKERSNEAEIKQMAAQEQKVFSYETLVAATKNFSALNKLGEGGFGPVYKGKLSDGREVAVKKLSRTSNQGKKEFMNEAKLLARVQHRNVVNLLGYCAHGGEKLLVYEYVPHESLDKLLFKVHKRGELDWKRRLGIITGVAKGLLYLHEDCHHCIIHRDIKASNILLDDKWQPKIADFGMARLFPEDQSQVNTRVAGTNGYMAPEYVMHGQLSAKADVFSYGVLVLELISGQRNSNFNLDVDAQNLLDWAYKLYKKGRNLEIVDSVLASTMEAEQVAMCIQLGLLCTQGDPKLRPDMRRVVVMLSRKPGHMEEPTRPGVPGSRYRRRPRQHTGLSSATPGTSGASDSQTSDSSSNTTSVTATSATTPTATRTRTRTNSGVAESSDSRGKRPMEEG, from the exons ATGGACAAGGATAAGGACAAGTCGTCCCACAGTTTTCTTCATAATCTCATCAAACACATTAAATTGGGTTCCAATAAAG AGCGAAGCAATGAAGCTGAAATAAAGCAAATGGCTGCGCAGGAGCAGAAGGTCTTTTCCTATGAAACGTTAGTTGCAGCTACCAAGAATTTCAGTGCTCTGAATAAGCTTGGTGAGGGAGGCTTTGGACCCGTTTATAAG GGGAAGCTGAGTGATGGGAGAGAGGTTGCAGTAAAAAAGCTATCACGCACTTCAAATCAAGGGAAGAAAGAGTTCATGAATGAGGCCAAATTATTGGCTCGTGTACAGCACCGGAATGTGGTGAATTTGTTGGGCTATTGTGCCCATGGCGGAGAGAAGCTTCTTGTCTATGAGTATGTTCCTCATGAGAGCCTTGACAAGCTTCTGTTCA AGGTGCACAAGAGGGGGGAGCTAGATTGGAAAAGGAGGCTGGGGATAATAACAGGGGTGGCAAAGGGGTTGCTTTATCTTCACGAAGACTGTCACCATTGCATCATCCACCGCGACATCAAGGCCAGTAACATCTTGCTCGATGACAAATGGCAGCCGAAGATCGCAGACTTTGGCATGGCCCGTCTCTTCCCCGAAGATCAGAGCCAGGTCAATACTCGTGTCGCTGGAACCAA TGGTTATATGGCACCGGAGTACGTAATGCATGGACAGCTGTCTGCCAAGGCTGACGTATTCAGCTATGGAGTGTTGGTGTTGGAGTTGATCAGTGGCCAACGAAACTCTAACTTTAATTTGGATGTGGATGCACAGAATCTACTTGATTGG GCATACAAGCTGTACAAGAAGGGGAGGAACCTGGAAATTGTGGATTCCGTGTTAGCATCCACAATGGAAGCAGAACAAGTAGCAATGTGCATTCAGCTTGGTCTGCTATGTACTCAGGGCGACCCAAAGCTCCGACCCGACATGAGGCGTGTTGTGGTAATGCTGTCTAGGAAGCCAGGCCACATGGAAGAACCTACCAGACCGGGCGTGCCCGGTTCCAGATACAGGAGACGACCCAGGCAGCATACTGGATTGTCCTCCGCCACTCCTGGTACCTCCGGTGCCTCGGATTCTCAGACTTCTGATTCAAGTAGCAACACAACCAGTGTTACTGCTACTAGTGCTACTACTCCAACTGCAACTAGAACTAGAACAAGAACAAACTCGGGAGTTGCGGAATCATCGGACTCAAGAGGGAAACGACCAATGGAGGAGGGTTAG
- the LOC130969065 gene encoding cysteine-rich receptor-like protein kinase 43 isoform X2 has product MAAQEQKVFSYETLVAATKNFSALNKLGEGGFGPVYKGKLSDGREVAVKKLSRTSNQGKKEFMNEAKLLARVQHRNVVNLLGYCAHGGEKLLVYEYVPHESLDKLLFKVHKRGELDWKRRLGIITGVAKGLLYLHEDCHHCIIHRDIKASNILLDDKWQPKIADFGMARLFPEDQSQVNTRVAGTNGYMAPEYVMHGQLSAKADVFSYGVLVLELISGQRNSNFNLDVDAQNLLDWAYKLYKKGRNLEIVDSVLASTMEAEQVAMCIQLGLLCTQGDPKLRPDMRRVVVMLSRKPGHMEEPTRPGVPGSRYRRRPRQHTGLSSATPGTSGASDSQTSDSSSNTTSVTATSATTPTATRTRTRTNSGVAESSDSRGKRPMEEG; this is encoded by the exons ATGGCTGCGCAGGAGCAGAAGGTCTTTTCCTATGAAACGTTAGTTGCAGCTACCAAGAATTTCAGTGCTCTGAATAAGCTTGGTGAGGGAGGCTTTGGACCCGTTTATAAG GGGAAGCTGAGTGATGGGAGAGAGGTTGCAGTAAAAAAGCTATCACGCACTTCAAATCAAGGGAAGAAAGAGTTCATGAATGAGGCCAAATTATTGGCTCGTGTACAGCACCGGAATGTGGTGAATTTGTTGGGCTATTGTGCCCATGGCGGAGAGAAGCTTCTTGTCTATGAGTATGTTCCTCATGAGAGCCTTGACAAGCTTCTGTTCA AGGTGCACAAGAGGGGGGAGCTAGATTGGAAAAGGAGGCTGGGGATAATAACAGGGGTGGCAAAGGGGTTGCTTTATCTTCACGAAGACTGTCACCATTGCATCATCCACCGCGACATCAAGGCCAGTAACATCTTGCTCGATGACAAATGGCAGCCGAAGATCGCAGACTTTGGCATGGCCCGTCTCTTCCCCGAAGATCAGAGCCAGGTCAATACTCGTGTCGCTGGAACCAA TGGTTATATGGCACCGGAGTACGTAATGCATGGACAGCTGTCTGCCAAGGCTGACGTATTCAGCTATGGAGTGTTGGTGTTGGAGTTGATCAGTGGCCAACGAAACTCTAACTTTAATTTGGATGTGGATGCACAGAATCTACTTGATTGG GCATACAAGCTGTACAAGAAGGGGAGGAACCTGGAAATTGTGGATTCCGTGTTAGCATCCACAATGGAAGCAGAACAAGTAGCAATGTGCATTCAGCTTGGTCTGCTATGTACTCAGGGCGACCCAAAGCTCCGACCCGACATGAGGCGTGTTGTGGTAATGCTGTCTAGGAAGCCAGGCCACATGGAAGAACCTACCAGACCGGGCGTGCCCGGTTCCAGATACAGGAGACGACCCAGGCAGCATACTGGATTGTCCTCCGCCACTCCTGGTACCTCCGGTGCCTCGGATTCTCAGACTTCTGATTCAAGTAGCAACACAACCAGTGTTACTGCTACTAGTGCTACTACTCCAACTGCAACTAGAACTAGAACAAGAACAAACTCGGGAGTTGCGGAATCATCGGACTCAAGAGGGAAACGACCAATGGAGGAGGGTTAG